The genomic DNA ACCTTCAGTTTCTGACTATGCTGGCTTGGGCTTCTGTTGTTCCTTCCTTAAATTTGCTTCGGCGTGAAAGAGCTTGGTGTTCTGCTTGTTATCAGGAATGGTATGACACTGCTCAGATTATTTATAATCCTCTGATTTGGGCAATCAAACTGGTCAATGTTTGTCCAATACATCGTAATCCTCTGCAATCTATCTGTCCTCATTGCCAGGCTTCCACATTAACATTATCTTCTCGCTCGCGTGTTGGGTACTGTGCTAAATGTCTACAGTGGCTTGGGAGAACTGCAGACCTCGAATCTTTAGACTTAACAACGCAAGCTCACCAAGAGTTTCAGCAACAGATGTGGGTAGCTGAGATGGTTGGAGAAATGTTAGCAGTAGCACCTAGTATTCAATCCCCTCTTACTAGAGAAGACATAAGCAAGATAATTTCAAAGTACGTTGAACAAGTTGCTGACGGGAATCTTTCCAATTTTTCAAAGGAACTGAAAGTTCCTGTCTCATTGTTATGGCAATGGATTCAAGGAGAAAAATCACCCTCTTTAGAAATGTTATTGCGAGTTTCCAAGCTCCTAAACATACCACCAGCTAATTTCCTTTCCCAGAGAGATACTGTTCCTGTCCCCCTTAAACTCTCTTCTAACAAAAGGAAAATAAACTCATCCTCATCATCTCGTCAACGTAAACGTTTCACCAAAAACCGTGTTCAGAGAATTCTTGAGAAGGGACTGGGCGAGTTTCCACCTCCATCTCTAAAAGAAATTTCTATACGCACTAAATCAAATTTACTTTATCTTTCACGAAATTTTCCTCAATTATATTCAGAAATAAAAGCAAGATTTAAGGAATACCAAAGAAATTCTTATCTTCGAGAGATGGAGCAAGCGCTTCTTAAGATTCTAGATGCGCATGAATTCCCATCACCACCAATGACCGAGGTTGCTCAAAGACTTAATTATGGAGAAAGCACACTGCGAGGAAATTTTCCAGAGCTTTGCGCCAAAATTTCAGCAAAATACTTTAAAGATCAAGAAAAAATTAGAGAGGAAACCAGACGAGAAACTTGTAGAAGAATTCGTGAAATTGTATATGAGCTTCATCAAAAAGGAGAACATCCAGGAGTAAGTAAGGTTGGAAAAATACTTGGAGAACCAGCTTTCTCGCTAACTCCAATATATTGGCAAGCTTGGAAAGATGCTTTATGTGAATTGAAATTAATGAATTAGAATTACCACTTTTATCCAAACATCAAACAACTAAATCCTAAGTGACTAATAATGTTTTAGAGAGTAGATAATTCCTTTAAGATTACTTAGAGAGAATTGCAAAA from Leptolyngbya ohadii IS1 includes the following:
- a CDS encoding TniQ family protein, whose product is MHKWDAPDCSKASHDISKLYSLTPIGVGTTYVESLSGYITRLAEAHCVSVGIPMDRMVGLYYKPNNENKLFVRTGLFSQAGSAINGLGVTAIDLVKALKALTGESNLQFLTMLAWASVVPSLNLLRRERAWCSACYQEWYDTAQIIYNPLIWAIKLVNVCPIHRNPLQSICPHCQASTLTLSSRSRVGYCAKCLQWLGRTADLESLDLTTQAHQEFQQQMWVAEMVGEMLAVAPSIQSPLTREDISKIISKYVEQVADGNLSNFSKELKVPVSLLWQWIQGEKSPSLEMLLRVSKLLNIPPANFLSQRDTVPVPLKLSSNKRKINSSSSSRQRKRFTKNRVQRILEKGLGEFPPPSLKEISIRTKSNLLYLSRNFPQLYSEIKARFKEYQRNSYLREMEQALLKILDAHEFPSPPMTEVAQRLNYGESTLRGNFPELCAKISAKYFKDQEKIREETRRETCRRIREIVYELHQKGEHPGVSKVGKILGEPAFSLTPIYWQAWKDALCELKLMN